ACTCACAAGAGGTGTGTGTCTCGCCTGACTTTTCCAAATCTTCTCTGGCCTGATTGCTCAGCTACGGCAGTCTCCGCATTATACTTGGGCAGGCACCAAGGACTGTGCAACAGCGGTGCGTGGCGCTACGtcggagtgctgtgtgcagtgcGTGGCACATTGCACAGTCTGCCGAACTGGCAATGCCTCGGCCTGCCACGGAAGAGACTCTCCGCGTCTGGAAAGCTCAGTGCTGTTCCTTTGAAAGTGGTCTTTGACGACCAGATGCCCCCAACTGTGCATTCTTCAGGAGAGGTCCTTGAACAGCAGAAAGACTATTAAAGCAGGGGCCCTATAGATTGTCGATTAATAAGCAGGCTCGAAAGCAAAGAAactaaaagagaggggggggagggagagggagagcaggccCAGGGAGGGGATTTGGCCTGTCATTGCTGCAAAAAAGACAGAGAGCTGAATGGCTCTAATTGAAAGAAGAGTCTGCAATTGTTGCAGAAGAGGCAGTCTTAATGGAGAACTGTAAATGTTTAGACATCCATTGTGGGAATCTCAGTAATACAGCAAAATGCTGCCAAAATGAGAATTTTGTGTTGTGGAAAGGACGAAGGTGGTCATGTTTCTTCAGGAGGTTATTTTGGAAAACGAGCACTGTCATtcttatccaccccccccccccgtgcactaCACTTGACTGTCCCTGTCACCTTGACTGGTCCAATGAGCATAATTCTGCACTCACTTGATATTTTGCAGGTGGGCAGGGGGGATATATAGTAATTTAGGGACAGAAAACTAATTGAAAACACCTCTGCCCGAAGGAACTGTTTTATGGGACGGTGTTTCTAATTGGACTCAACTGCTACAAGTGTAAAAGTGTAACTCCAGAAAAGCAGTAACTCCCCCCATGCAGTTTAAAGTATTAACACGTGTTTGTGATTCATAGCAGCCAGAAGGCGAAAAATGATCTATCACACCACATTTATCTTACTGCAGAAGAAACCAAATTGAAGGAATTTAGCCTGTCATGATGAGATTTATGGAGAaaaagcacatgggggggggggctgttgtccTTGTTGACGATTCTCagactgggaaatcaaaccgaGACGTCACGTTTACTTAACTCATGAGTCCAATTTCTGAAATGTTGCCAGGGAGAGCTGTATTTTTACATTATGCCAACCAAGCAATTTTGGCCAACCTACAGTGGCAACTCCGTCTAAGTTTTCTGTGCCAACATGTGAGCCAAGACACCCTCTCGAGGCGCTTGATCTCAAACTGCATCGTACGGATCGCAGCCATAAAAGCTGAGAAACCTTGGGGTACCCAAACAAACTATTCTTTAATAATAAACTGACATTTGGTAGCTACTGGAAAAGATGGCTTCAGAGACCAGTGAGACGGGCTCACCAAACAAACTCCATAAGTAGTGAGGCTCAGATTTTCCGAGCGGAAATGCTGAAAGCAGGCAGAATCCATGCACCAAAGTGCAATGTTCAAAAGCCTGGTTTAATATATGACTAAGTGTCAGCTGTCAGGTTTCTGAGAATTACTTTTCAGATAAACAACTTTAGAGCGCTGTACTTCATCTTAAGGGATCTTATTTATCACCAAATTACAAGTAACTTTAATTCTGTTGACAGTGCCATAAAGTCAGGGAGTGAAAAAGAAAGTCAAGGCTGCCAATTTTGAAGAGTTTGGTCTTAACACACTTATCAAAAAGAGGGAGGGGCTTCACTGAGCCAGATCAGTCTAAAGTCTTCTTTCTCAAAGTCTACTGCTGGGTAAATTTATGATGGGTAAAAATAGGATTTGAAAACGGCATCCAGTCAGTTAGAGAAAGGTTTGCAAAACCCCGGAGGAATCCCTCCGGCTTTAAGGAGTTAATTTCAAGCCGTCCTGTCATACTTACACTTTTAtagcccccccacgcccccccacGCCTTCAATGAGAAATTTGGAAGCGATTCAAAGGCGAGGCAGACCTGTGCCGAAAGGTGGCGCCGTCGAGGTTTAAACTGAACGCACCGAGGCTAGATCGTTGCCTTCACTCCGTTCTGGTTTTGAGTGGGTTAAAAGCCCCCCATCCCAATCTTGCCTAATAAAAttgcaggaggggggtgggggagaaatacATGCGGAgtctgtttttttatttaatgGCTCAAACCGCCCCCATCTCTCGGGGAAGATCCGGCTACCGAGGCTGCGACGATCCACTCTCTTAAACCggtcttaaaaattaaaaaaatatatatccgcGTTTCCTCCATCGGTCCAGGAAATGCCTCTCGCGTAGAATTGTAAAACTTTGGAAAACGTCTCGGAGGTCTATGCAAAACTTTTTGAATGCAAAAAATACAGGGCGAGGGCAGAACAGCTTTAGGGGCACCTTTCAGCCCAACAAAGTTTGTCCGTTCAccaatccatccctccctccctccatggggAGCGGCGAGGAGACACGGTTCCCAGCATTttgacctcgagcgggtgcattGATCAGGGCGGACGGGCCGGGAGAGCCGGACAGGGAAAGCGGCTCGGGCAGGGAGGCGCGCGGAGCCCGGCGCGGGACAAATCCCCACCAACTCGGTCGGCGCCCCCGCAGCGAAGCCCCACTGAGCTTTGCAAGCCGGCAGGGACGGAGGGAGACAGGCAGGGAGGGCTCGGGCTGGCTCCTCCTCGGGGGACATCACCGCCGGTCCGGATTAACTCTTCCCCGACCCCAGCCTCTGCCAAAGGGCGCTGCGATTGGGATTTCGATTCcgatctccccctcccatcctccctccctcccccccccgccgccacgcGCGCGTTCCCACGACCCATCCAGACCCTCCGCGCCGTCCAGCAGAGCCGGGCGCCAGCTCTCTTGGCGTTCTACCTTGAGTGAGCGGAGCGGGTCTTCCCCGGCCAGCTACCCGGCGTCTGGAACGCCAGTTCTCCGCAGCCGTGGGACAAAAGTGTGCAGTGCCAAGCGCGCGCCAGCAGGAGCAGCGGAAGAAAGGCGAGGAGAAAGCGAAAAGCAACCCAAGTGCAACTGCAAGCGCAagacccccccatccccatccccaccgCGCAAAGTTAGCCAGCCTCGAGGTGCGCAAGCACAAGGAGCGGCGCTTGCCTCAGGGAAGCCCCCATCTGCTTCCAGCCGCGAGCCCCTGGGTTTCCTGGACGCTTTACAGTCAATCTCCCGTAGAAACtcaatggggttccccccccccctcccgtgacTCCCCTTCGGAGGTGAATCCCATCCGTGCCGCTTCGGCCGCGAAGGAGTTAAAAATTCTCCTCCCAGCTGACAGTCAGCTGATTGCCGTCCTGATTGACAGCGCCGAAAAGTTTCCTTGTTTCTATACTATTATGCTAATCAGAGCCGGGTTCGCGGCCGCCGATTGGCCGGGAAGGCGAGTCAATTTCCCATTTGACGTCAACGGCGCTATAAAACTCAGCCATGCTTTTAAACTCTCCTGGACGagctctttaaaatattttttcatctCGTGGCCGGCGCTTGGGACGTTTGAGTCGCTttgactttttttgttgttgatgttgtttgtTTCCACCCAAAAATTGACATTGTTTTGGGTCATCGCGTTGACCCGAGGATTTCGTTGTTGGTGGTGTTGTCTGCAAGTCTTttaatcttctttttttttttcttttaaagaaagattGCTGATCTCCAGTTTTCGGGGGATTCTCCTTCCCAGATGGtgaacctctctctctcctcgCTTGGGCACTTTGCGTgaaaagaaaagcaaagcaaagcaaaaaaaaaaaaaaaaaaaggacagacaGACCAGTGGGACAGAAACACCATGAAGTGTTAAACAAGAGcatcaaccaaaaaaaaaaaactccaacaattatttttaaaaccatcCTCCTCTTGCAACGAACTCACACTTCCAATTGCAGcgagcttgcttgctttcttttttttgcaagctGCAGAAGGGAAGCGAgcgagaaagggggagggagttacGAGAGAGCGCgcgcaagagagagagagaaagaaaaagaggcatCCAGCCCAGATGCTAAAGGCAAATAAATAGACCGGGAGAAGCAGCCGCCTGCGGTGCACGGACGAGCCCCCGAGCCGCTCTTTGCAAAGGGGGGCGGGAGGCTCCGGCTTTTTCTTTCGGCACATTGGAGCGGAGCTTGCAAAGGGGCTGGAGGAGAGAGAGGGCGAGCGAGAGAGCTGCGCCGTAGCAGCAGGAGcacccgcagcagcagcagcagcaccactcgccgccgccgccgaagagCAGCCCGTGCCCCGCCGCCTCTcgcccagcagcaaactggctcacCCGCTCGCCAGCCAGAGCAGCCCGCTCGCGCCCGGCGGAGTGCCCCCTTTCTGGAGggctgtcggcggcggcggcggcggcggcggcggccccagCAAGAGGATGGCATCCGACCTGGCAATGAACAGCTCCGACCTGCCCACCAGTCCCTTGGCCATGGAATATGTTAATGACTTCGATCTGATGAAGTTCGAAGTGAAAAAGGAGCCGGTGGAGACGGACCGCATCATCAGCCAGTGCGGCCGCTTGATCGCCGGGGGCTCGCTCTCGTCCACCCCGATGAGCACGCCCTGCAGCTCGGTGCCCCCCTCGCCCAGCTTCTCGGCGCCCAGCCCGGGCTCGGGCAGCGACCAGAAGAGCCACTTGGAAGACTACTACTGGATGACCGGCTACCCGCAGCAGCTCAACCCGGAGGCGCTGGGCTTCAGCCCGGAGGACGCCGTGGAAGCGCTCAtcaacagcagccaccaccaGCTCCAGAGCGCCGCCGGCTTCGAGGGCTATGCCCGCGGCCAGcagctggccgccgccgccgccgccggcccggCCGGCTCCATGGGCCCCGACGAGATGGGCTCGGCGGCCGCCGTCGTGTCGGCCGTgatcgcggcggcggcggcgcagcagagCGGCGGTGGCGGGGCAGGCGCGCcccattaccaccaccaccaccaccaccaccacgcggCCGGCCACCAGCCGCACCACCACCCGCACccgcagcaacagcagcagccgccgccgccacagccGCAGCCGCCGGGCAGCGTGCAGTCCtcggccagcagcagcagtagcagcagcagcagcagcagtagcagcaccagcggcggcggcggcggcggcggcggcggtctcCACCACGCGCACCACGGCTTGCACTTCGACGACCGCTTCTCGGACGAGCAGCTGGTGACCATGTCGGTGAGGGAGCTCAACCGGCAGCTGCGCGG
This region of Paroedura picta isolate Pp20150507F chromosome 14, Ppicta_v3.0, whole genome shotgun sequence genomic DNA includes:
- the MAF gene encoding transcription factor Maf isoform X2; this encodes MASDLAMNSSDLPTSPLAMEYVNDFDLMKFEVKKEPVETDRIISQCGRLIAGGSLSSTPMSTPCSSVPPSPSFSAPSPGSGSDQKSHLEDYYWMTGYPQQLNPEALGFSPEDAVEALINSSHHQLQSAAGFEGYARGQQLAAAAAAGPAGSMGPDEMGSAAAVVSAVIAAAAAQQSGGGGAGAPHYHHHHHHHHAAGHQPHHHPHPQQQQQPPPPQPQPPGSVQSSASSSSSSSSSSSSSTSGGGGGGGGGLHHAHHGLHFDDRFSDEQLVTMSVRELNRQLRGVSKEEVIRLKQKRRTLKNRGYAQSCRFKRVQQRHVLESEKNQLLQQVEHLKQEISRLVRERDAYKEKYEKLVSNGFRENGSSSDNPSSPEFFMYPRESSTSVM
- the MAF gene encoding transcription factor Maf isoform X1; this translates as MASDLAMNSSDLPTSPLAMEYVNDFDLMKFEVKKEPVETDRIISQCGRLIAGGSLSSTPMSTPCSSVPPSPSFSAPSPGSGSDQKSHLEDYYWMTGYPQQLNPEALGFSPEDAVEALINSSHHQLQSAAGFEGYARGQQLAAAAAAGPAGSMGPDEMGSAAAVVSAVIAAAAAQQSGGGGAGAPHYHHHHHHHHAAGHQPHHHPHPQQQQQPPPPQPQPPGSVQSSASSSSSSSSSSSSSTSGGGGGGGGGLHHAHHGLHFDDRFSDEQLVTMSVRELNRQLRGVSKEEVIRLKQKRRTLKNRGYAQSCRFKRVQQRHVLESEKNQLLQQVEHLKQEISRLVRERDAYKEKYEKLVSNGFRENGSSSDNPSSPEFFIKPDAGLQMAYNNFLA